In Thermodesulfobacteriota bacterium, the genomic stretch GCCATCGGCTTAAGAGTATCTATGGAGAGGATCGCCCTATCCGGCCTGATTTTCTCGATTGCCGTTTCACATGGCTCCTTAAGTCCTGTAGCAGGAACGCCGTTGTTGCTCCAAGTCAAGGCCAATCTTTCGGCCCGTTCCTCTTTAGGATCTGCTATAAGTACCTGGTTACTCGTGTCCAGGAAGCCTCCTGCCAGGACAGCTTCCGAAACTGCGCTGCCCCCACGGTTCGCACCACCGATGAAAAGTGTCTTTCCCATATTGTCCTCCTTCTTAGTTGAAGCTACACACTTCTGATATTTCTGCTTTTATGCCCCACTTACTGAACACTTCAGTCCAGAGATCTACCACCCGTTCATAGTTCTCAGTCGTCATCCTCGATGTGTTGCCCAACGTATATGGATGAAGGCCGCAGACCGTGAGCCTTGTTCCAGGTGGGAATTTTGGCTTTATCAATTTTGATTCGAGCCACCTCATAAACTCCGCCTTGCCCGGCACCCTTTTCTCGAAATTGAAGATTCCATCTACCTGGCGCATATCCGAAAGTATGTATATCCGAGTTGTGCCGCCTTGAGGAATCCGTAAAGAGGCCCTGTAGAGAGCTTCGGCAATAGCAGATCCCTTATTTTTAGGTAAGCCTCCGGCCTTTTTATCCAGCTTGTCCATAAACTGGTCTACCCATCTTCTCTTATTGAGAGTCACCGGCCCTGGAAACCGTGCAGGGTATCTCTCGTAAAAGGCAATTTCTGCCGAATCAAAACCGGTATCTATTATGACGAGCTCGAAAGAGCCGCCTTCGGTATCTCCTGCCTGTTCAACCCAAAGCCTTCCGGCTTTTTCCAAATTTCCTTTTGAGCAGGCGTACTCTCCCGCCGAGCTGCTTCGGTCGCATATGGCGATCAGATTGAAATCTTCAGAAGCTTGAGCTGGTTGAGCAATGCCTACCAGGGAAATGAATGCCAAAACAGCCGGAAGATACTTCGACCCTGGGCTCTGTCCCTGATTTATTTTTGACCTTCGCCAGCCACTCCAGAATCGATATGCTATATGCAACTCGGCAAGATAATTTTCCGTGTAACGAGCATATTTCTCCCACTCAGCCTTTTGCATTTCTTTATCCCTTTGGTCTTTCTGGTAATGCCTTACGTATTCGTCAATTAAACGATCAAATTCCCTTTCTGAGTTCGCCAGATGTTGCACATTTTTCCTTAGCTTTTCTTCATATGTCCTTTCTTGTGCGTCAACACCCCTGATTTTTGCGCTGTCTTTCGCAATCGCAATTGAAGCCGCCCTCCACTTATTTATGAAGAACGCAGCCGCAAGCGGAAAGGAAAAGGCAGTAAAGCTGAAGAGGAATGGCATTAGTAATGCCCCTATTGCTACTTCATCCTGCAAGGCGAATATCTGCTTACCCCGCATCCAGCCTATGGCAATGGCCAGAACCGCGAGTGTGATTATCCAGGCATTACGCTTCTTTCCTGCCAGAACCATTTCCGCGATCAATAATGACGCTATGAAAATCCCGAATGAGGGTAAAAGGGCCACCAAGAAGGCCGCAGGCTCCTTTAAAAAGGCTTTGGACAGCCGTGTAGGATCAATGCCGAAGAAATCAGCAAAAAGAGTGAACACGGCACCTATCTCACCAAGTGCCAGAATCACAAATACCGCGAAACTGCTGAAGGCCTCTGTCCGCTTCAAACCTAGTTCATAGGTGTTCTTGACCTGTAAATTACGCCTATCCTTCTCATCTTCTATTGCTTCAGATGTTGCCCTTATATCCAGCTCGCAAGTCGAGATTCTCGCTATCACTCCTTGGGCTTTCCTTTGGAGGGTATCGGCATACTTGTCGCCCATCTCGGCTCGCAGCGCCAATTCATCGAGCATGTCCTTATTCTCTTCGTGGAGCTCAGCCCTTAAGAGGCTTCCGTCCGGCTGGACGGAGATATAATATGGCGGCTCGCCTTTAGGAGCGTGCTTCACCAGCGCCCTTGCCTTTGCCTTCAGTAATTCCGGAAGGGGGATGCCGCTCCGCTCGGCAAAGTAGGCTTCGCTATAAATTTTGGCTTTCTTGAATACTCCCATATTCTCCTCTTTTTAATACCCCTCTAGATTTCCGCATACCTCAAAAAGGTGTCGCAGTATTTCTAATGGCAATCTTTGATTTAATTTCGTTTCATTGGGTTTCTTATCCTTTTTTCCCGAGTCATCTGTCTCTTTCATTTCAGTCCTCCTCTTTTTCTTAGGCTTATTAAAAAGAAAAAAGACGGCTTTGAAAATGGTTACAGAGAATTTCTATTTTCTTCTTCAAAAATAGGAGGTTGCTGAGATTTAGGTTACACTCTTAAAGCCATCCACTCGATAAATTCAGTTTTTCGATCACTTTTCTTATTATTTTTCTGTCGAAAGTCCTCCCACTCACTATATAAATCGCTTCTGTAAGCTCTTCTATTTTACGGCTCTTCCTTGTTTTAATTTTTGAAATCAACCTGTTTTCCTTTTCATATTCATTAATGTTTTTCACATAACTTTGCTTGCACCCCGGAGTACAAAAAGCCTTCGGATTGTCGATAGAGCCCAAATAGCATTCTAAATTCAAATGATCAGCAGCTTTACCCTCATTAATGCAATGAGGGTTATAGCATCGCATCATCTTATATTTGCTGTTGCGTCCCATATACTTTTAAGTAGGCACCTTAGTGCGGCTCACCCCTTGACAGATGTAACGCTCTGTTTTAAATTAGTATATTCACCCCTCTGGGAGAATCAGCGCCAGGGGGGTGAGCATACCTCCTGCGCCTGCAAAAAAATCAAATCGCAGGAGGCTAAAATGCACAAAAATGAAATCGCGGAACTAAAACAGTTCATTCACAAGCTCCAAAACGAAAACAAGAAGCTAAGAACCAATAATCGAAAACTCAAAAAGGATGCGGCGTACTATGAAGACCTATATAAGACCACGAATGGATGGCTCCAGGATCTAGGTCGCGGTTCCGACTTGCTTCTCCAAGACTTAAGGCGCGCCCTTAAGGGCTTGCAAGCAACAGGGACCAATTCAGGCCGGAAGCCAAAGCATGTTAAAGACGTGATCTCGACCACTCTTCATAGGTTAAAGCAATATGAACAGAGCACCCCACTTTCCTTTCTTGAACTTTACTACTGAGATACGCTCTCAGTTGAGCTATGCAGGTTTGCATAGCTCTTTTTATAACCTATTTTTGGGCTCGTGATATATTACAGTAAGGACTACTGTTAGGAATTTTGATTACACTCGGAGATGGATATAGAAATGAAAGACAACTCTTCGAAATACGATATTGAAGTTAAGAAAAAAATAACGTTTGCAGATATAAGGGCGCTCGTTGAAAATTTTGAAAGGACCTACCCTAAGAGGGAAGGTGTTCCTAAAAACACCTTAAATTTATTAAAAGCAATTTTTGAAATTTATTCTGAGCATATTGAGAAACAAAAAAATAAACATATCGACCTGAGTATTGACAAAAATAGGCCAGCAATATTGAGAAGCGAGCTCATCAGGAGATACGGAGGAGGTGCAGAATTAGAGGGCGGATTTTATACTGATAAAAGCAGGCTTAATAATTACCTTAGAAGGATGATTTTTGATTTTGAGAATGGAAAATCCTTGAATCCAAAATGCTTTGTTCTGAAACGTGCTACGAGCGGGAAAGGAGAAACATCGAATTATTTCATAACCATCCGAAAGCAGGAAATTGCACCGGCCAAGGCAATTGGCTACAATTACTCTATTGACCAAAGGTTGAAGGCCAGTCTGGAAAAATGGAAGTCTTCAAACTATCTTGGCGAGTACGCTCTTTCAATAACGGACCTAAATCAAATTCCAATAGAGCTAAATCCCGCAGAATATGATGACGAAAGCATTGCCTATATTATGATAAGTGCTATATTCCGACAAAAGTACGATGAGCGGTGGTGGAAATATAAAAAGAATATAATTGTACTTTGGCATATGATAAATTTATTGCCCCAAGGATATCGGCGTCCTTATTGGCGCGTCGCCTTTCTTTTGCAGTGTATAAATTCGACACTTCTAACTAGTGCAGTATCTAAATTCCCCGAAACAGTTATAAACATTCCTCAGGTAAAACAGGCACTGATTCACATTAAAAAGAAAACAGTGCAAAATTATCTACTAAAGTGTATAAAGGAAAAAAGTTCCTTGGTCGTACCCTATGAAAAGGATTTGCTTTGTGAATTCCGTGATTTTGATTGTCATAAGCTAAACCAGAAAAAAAAGAAATGAATCTGGGATTTCGCATATCGGATGATAAATATTTGGACGAATTCGATTTGGAACTGGTCCAGATATCGGTCTGGCACGGCAGCGATGAGGATTTTGAAAGGGTCGATTTTCTTGCCAGAAAACTAAGAGATCAAAAAAGGCGTTTTGTAATCCATCCAAGCCGACTCTACCTTTCCGAGACCAGGCCTGAAGTCTGGGAATATTATCTTCGCCACCTTAAGAAGTACGCTTTCATTAGTGATCTTGGTTTAATTGTTCATGATGAGACATTAGCGTGGGGCGGAAGGCTTCACGGGGCTTGGGCTGAAGCCTATCGGTCAGCCCTAACAGAACTGGAAGCGATCTGTCCGGTATCCATTGAAAACGCGTCTTACTCACCCGATGCCTTATGGTTTTGGGAGTCCTTTGCCAACTCGATTACTTTTGATATTGGCCATTTCGAAGCCGCCGGAATCGACTGTTTGGAATTGATAAACAGCCTCTCATCTGATCTAATCAAAAAGATTCAGTTCATCCACCTCCATAGGAACAATGGACCTAAAGAGGTAGGCATAACCGACCACTGGCCTTTGGAGGAAGGTTGTCAGGAAATTGCTGTTTTGAAGGCGTTGCTAAAATTAAGACCCGAGGTAGGTGTTATCTTGGAAGTTGACGGAGAGGATGATCTAAAAAACAGCTTATCATTTTTATAAACTCACTTCTTTCCATTGCTTTGCCTTATTTTTGCTTATTCCGCCTATCGATTACTATTGTTTTTACTTTCTCTTCCCAAGTATTAGTGTGCACAACGCGTTCAAATGAATTACCAAACTTGCCTGATAGCAAATCAATGCGACTAAGTTTACTTAATTCCTCCCAATTTTCGAATAAAATATAAACAGCATTGCCGTATTCAATATTTTCAAACACAACTAGGTTATCTTCTAAAAGAGCACCAAAATATCTCCTAAAACCACTCTGTCCAAAAACCAGACTCTTTGGTTTAAGTGTTTGAAAGAAATTATATCTTTCTGCTGCCACATTTTTTTCATGTTGCGTCGGTGTTTTACCCTGAAATATTCGCCCAACAGTCTCTTCCAATGTTCCTGGTGGCAAAATCTCCCAGGATAAATGAAGAGATTTAGTGTAGTCAGCAATTGGAATATTGGCTGGCTCGACACTACAAGCCCCAACATTTTCTTGAAGTAGATTCAGGTCCTCGAATAAGAAATTATTGAAATCCATACTTCTTTTATCGAGAACCTCTTGAACTTGAAAGGCGATTACATAGGTAGAAAGACCGGGCCGAGTATCTTTACAGGTAATTAAGATTTCCAATTCGCGTGGAGATTGGAAATCTCTTGGATATTTCTCATACGGAAGATCGACTGTATGCGTGCCGTAGTATGAATTCCCCCAATTTGGAGTATCAACTGTGTTATAGTGAGTTTCTTTTGGAAGATCCTTACGAATAACTTCTAGTCCGTTTATATTTCTACTGGAAAATTTACCTTGGCTTTCTGGAGGAATAATACTAGTGGGCAGTTTTAACCCCTCATCCGTTAAGACAATACCTAAATGCTTTAATTTTCCCGATGCCAAATCTTGTGCTTTAAATTTTACCGCACACCCAACAACGACTTCATTGCTTTCTATTTTTCCAATTTTTTCAAGAATATTTTGTGGAATTTTATTGATATTTTTCTTTGCCATATAGTTAAGCCTTCTTTCTACGATTATAAGGCGACTGATTTGAGGGCGCTAATTTGATATTTTTCTCGGATGCTTTTGAGTAAACGCCAGCAACAGGCCGACCGAGCTTAAGGCCAATTACTCGAGTTGGTGTATTGCCCTTAGCGAGCTCCTTGAGCTTCTTCACCTCTTCCGACGTCCAAAGCTTTCCTGCATTTCTAATGTATTTTTTAGTCATATAGATTGGGGATTACCGCAACCACAACACCTTGGATTTGGAAGTCATCGGTTACGATTATCGGTTTATGTTTCTTATTTGTAGATTTTGGTAACAAAACAATTGCACCTTGGCCAAAATGAAGCTCTTTAACCGTAGCTTCTCCGTCAATTAGGGCAACAACCTTCTCACCCTCTTCAGCACTTGGCTGCTGTCGAATTAATACTAAATCGCCATCATTAATTTTTGCCTTGTTCATTGAATCCCCAGAAGCCCTGAGTAAAAAATATTTAGAGCCCGAGTGGGCAAGCCTTTTAGAAACAGGCACGAATCCTTCAATGTTCTCTTGTGCTAATAAAGGCATGCCACACGCTACTGAGCCAACCAAGGGAACATCTATAGTCTGGGCATGTCTTGAATGCGATTCTGGATCCTTAACAAGCTGCAAATCGCCATCGGGGCGCTTCTTGAGTATTCCCTTTGAGATAAGCTCATCTATTATCAGGGATGCCGAACGGGGTGATTTATATCCCAATTCCTTCATTAGCTCACGGACAGAAGGAAGTCGGCCTTTATGCACTAGGCTATTTCTAATGTGACGGACTGCTTTTATTTGTTTTGGGGATAAGCTAATTTCCTTCATATACATACTGTATTATAGTGTATAAACTTTGTCAAGAGCTACATTCTTTCCAAATAAAATCACCCAGCCAGTCAATGGGGGGCCGGTTGTTTTTCTAATAAATGACATTTTCAGCAAGAATACCCTCCTTCCTATTCGAGACAAATCTTTCACAATAGACTCAGAAGCTAGGTGGATTTCTATCTGTTTATCCTTTTAGCAACTGACTAAAAGTAGTACCGCTAGTTGAGAGAGGTGCAAAAATTTGGATTATTTTTTCTTGGGAGTTTTGTTTTATCAAAACTAGGGATATGCGGAGGATTTTCCGTTTCCTTGAAGAATTCCCAGACCTGGCGAACCAGGTCTTGAATGCGTACTTTTTGCTCCGGTGGCAGATCCTCAAATGTTCTAACGTCCTCTATCCCTCCCCGCCCAGAGAGACATGCAGAGGTGTACGCCTCTGTTTTTGTTTTATGTAAGCCATTATTTTTAGGTTCGAACGGTGGCTTTGGCATCGTAATACCAGGAAGGGAATTTTCAAGCAATAGAAAAGGATTTTTGGCTTGGATTAGCACTTTTTTATCCCTTAATATCAGGTTCGAACCAATTGCTGAAAGTATCTCGCGCTTGTCTTTAATATCGCCCTGATTGAACCAGTCTCTTACATAACAAGCAAACTCAAAAGTCTTCTCCGAAAGCTCAAGCCATTTATCTATTCTGTGTCCTGCATCCTTAAATAGTTCTTCCAGACGAGACTTTTCCTTTAGGAGTTGAACCCTTTGTAGAGAATATTCCTCATCCGAGAGCAAATTGCCATTTGCATTCTGAGGCGAAGTCTTGAGTAAAATTAGGTTGTCGAGTCTTTTCAGACAATCCGTATACGTTTTTTGTTGCGATTGGACAATAGCACCCCTGCCCTTAATTTCTTCCTTATGGGCCTTACTAAGCAGCTCAATCGTCCACTGCTTCATGTTAGCTGAGAGTTGAATTCGTGAAATATAGGTATCTATCTGCTTTTCTAATCCCTCACCCCTTACGGATCCTTGCGAGCATCCGGGCTTTTTTGTTTTGGCACAATGATAATAGGTATAATGCAGAAATTTCGGCTGCATCATTTTTGAAATCGCGGTCTCGCACTTAGGGCATCTTTCCTTATTTCTATATGCAAACTTATGCTTGCAAGTAGAACATATCAGCTGATGTTTTTCCTCTGCTGTTATTACTGCTCCGCATTCACCGCAGCGCATCATACCCGTAAATGGGAAGGTATGCTTCTTTGGCTTTGCAAGTCCTTTTCTCCCGAGCAAGGCTTGTACCAACTCATATTCCCTTTCATTGACCATAGGCTCATGACTGCCCTGAAACCATAAGCCGCTGCCCCTCGGATATTCAAAATAGCCATAGTAGAAGGGGTTGGTCAAAATTTTATAAATTGCACTTCTATTTAATGGTTTGGAGCCGAGTCTTTTCATTGGCCTAGTTTTGAATCCCCATTCTTTATTTGCCATTTCAACTATCTTTGGTGGAGAATAGCGGCCCGAGATCATCAGATCCCACATATTTCTTACCAGCTTAAATCGTTCTGGATCAGGTATTATATCCTTCTCCCCTTTATTCTTGGCTGGATTATTGAGATAGCCTAGAGGCGCTACACTCGGATACCAGCCTTTTTCAAGCTTGGCCCTAATCCCACGCTTCACATTACGACTCAAATCATCTATATACTTCTGGGCCATCCCAAACTCGATGTACATGAGAATAGTATTTTCGTCATCATGGCTATAAGCCTGTGTAGGAGTAGTGATTTTTATTCCATGCTGCTTTATGGCCCAGATTATAGAACCGCCATCAACGGGATTACGTGCGAGACGGTCGAGTTTCCAACAGAGGACGCCATTGGCCTCACCTCTGTAAATTCGCTGCATCATGGAATTAAAAACGGGTCTACCGGGTTCCTTTGCGGATCTGGCTTCGGTCAATATTTCGGTAATTTCAATATTCTGATTTTCTGCGATTCTTTTTAATTCACCAATTTGAGATTCGATTGACAATACTTGCCGGTCTTCAGCTTCTGAGGATTTTCGGGCATAGAGAAAATATTTGGACATAGGAAGGAGGGGCTATCCCACTTAAAGGCGGGCTTTTGCCCCTTTATTAGAATGGCTTTGCTTTTATCCTATTATAGAGACTGAAAGCCGTCAAATTTCGTATGGCAATCTTTTTATTTATCAGAATCCGACGGCAGAGGGCGGTAAATTATTTTAAATAAAGCAAGCAGCCGTTGTCCCATTTCCAATGCCTCGGCATCGGAGAGCATCTGGCCGGACTCTTTATGATATATTTTCTTGAGTTTTTCGATATCTTCTTGGCTGATCTGCATATTTTTATATGTATCAGCCTATCAAATGTTCTAAGACTAGAAAGGAGGGCTATATTGCCTAAAGAGAAATGTCAAAAGGGCTGCTAATCTTAGCTCAAAATTCTCATATGTAAAAATTCCTCTATCATTTCTTTATCTTTTCTTTATCTCCCGTAGGCTATCATAGGATATTTTGGGGATCGTGTTTTTTTTGGTCTCCAAATCATACCTGAATCAATCCAGTAAAATTGCCTAAAAAGGCAATTCTTCCCTCCTTAGCTCGATGCGTTTCTTGAGCTATTGTTAATCGCATAGAAATAACCATTTGGATGCTTATGAAATACATCCCGAACAGCCTGAAGAAGCACAGAAGAATACGAGGGCTCAAGCAAAAGGAAGTCGCGGAGATACTTGGGCTTCAGAGCGCAAGCATTATTTCGCGCTGGGAAAAGGGGCAGTCCATGCCTAATACTCTTAATGCCTTCAAATTGGCCTTGATATACAGGACTATGGTGGATGCCTTGTTTATCGATCTTTCGAGATCACTAAAAGAGGACCTCCATCGCAAGGAGGAGGCTATTAGAAAATAATTAAATCTATATGCAAAACCAAAAACAATGGTGGACTCCGGTCCGGAGCGGACTGATTATGGAACAGGATGCCAGCCACTATAGAAAAATGAGGAATGCCATCTGGCTCTATCTCTATCTTCTCCTGAATGCGGACAGGAAGAGCGGCACGCTTTCAAGAAAGCTCAGGACCATATCCGGCGACATGGGAATTTCCAAAAACATGATTATGCGCTGGCTTAATATCCTCAGGACGGAGGGATATATTGCCACAAAGAGCAATGGAAGATGCCTGAGTATCAAAATCACTAAATGGAGGGGCACTGATGCTACAAAGGATGTATTTCAGAGTCACCAAACGACCTTCTCCAGGGGTTTCAAAAATCCAAATCCACAAAAGCCTTTTTATCCTCAAAATTCATATAATCCCAGCCAAAAAAGAGAAGGCTCCTTCGAGCCTATCGATATAACGATAAAAAGAAATATTTTAAAAAGCGATATCGATAATAGAAATTTTGAGCCGGAAAAAGGTTACAAGCCCCGAACTGAAAAAGAGCTTCTGGCTATGGATTTAGCCGAAGCCCTGAATGATACAAAAAACCTACCCCTGTACCTTTCCTACTGCAACAAATATCCTGAACAGCTCTTAAGGAGGGTTCTGGGTGAGGTCAAGGAATTACCCCGAGAGAAGATCAGAAAAAGCAGAGGCGCTTTATTTAATTACTTAGTCCAAAAGTATGCAAACAAACAAGACAATCAAAATCCTGGCCATTAATCCCGGAACACGATACATAGGCTTTGCCGTCTTCTACGGCCCGGAGCTGCGGGACTGGGGGACAAAGGTAGTGAGGGGGAAATGGTCTGCCAAGAAAAAAGAAAAGCTCAAAAATATAGTACTCTCACTTATGGACCAGCACCAGCCTGATGCGCTAGCCCTCAAAAAGCTTCATCCTTCCAGAAGCTCTAGGCAACTTGATTGTTTTCTCAATGCCATTAAGGTGATTGCTGAAGAGACTAGTTTGCCGGTCTACGAGTATCCGATCAAGTACTTGGAAGCTTATTTTTCACCAGGCAAACCGAACAACAAGAGACAACTGGCAGAGTTATTGGCAGAGAGATATCCGGTTCTCTATAGTGAGATCGAGAATGAAAACCCAAATAAACTCTATCATCTAAAAATGTTTGAAGCAGTGGGAATGGCAGTGGTTTGTAGTAGAAGAGCATAGGTTGGTACGGAAATAATACAAAATTGAAACGCGTAACCTATCGATTTTCAAGGATAATTGGACGGGGTTTAAAGAAAAAATTCCTTATTATTTCAAAATGTGTTAAAAAAATAGAAAAAATAATTCTCGAATGGTACTGTCGTGGCCGTAAAAATTGCTCATTTATCAGATCTTCATTGTAACGGCACAAAAGAATGGTCTATCAATTTTGAGAATGTTATCAGTTGTTTACGGGAAATATTACCAGATATTATTGTTATTACAGGAGATTGCGTTGATGATCCAAACGAAGAGAACTTTAAAAGTCTAATCAAAGCTATAAAAAAATTATGTGATACAATTATCAACGAAAAAGAGTTTTATCTTATTACAATTCCGGGTAATCACGATCTTTATAAAAATGGGTGGTGGCCTAGATTACCTAAAATTCTACCTCCAAGTAAAATTTTTTCCAAAAATTTTAAGGAGCTTGTTTATCCTCACGAAGATACAGATAAGTTATGTGAATTAATTTTC encodes the following:
- the lexA gene encoding transcriptional repressor LexA → MKEISLSPKQIKAVRHIRNSLVHKGRLPSVRELMKELGYKSPRSASLIIDELISKGILKKRPDGDLQLVKDPESHSRHAQTIDVPLVGSVACGMPLLAQENIEGFVPVSKRLAHSGSKYFLLRASGDSMNKAKINDGDLVLIRQQPSAEEGEKVVALIDGEATVKELHFGQGAIVLLPKSTNKKHKPIIVTDDFQIQGVVVAVIPNLYD
- a CDS encoding helix-turn-helix transcriptional regulator, whose product is MKYIPNSLKKHRRIRGLKQKEVAEILGLQSASIISRWEKGQSMPNTLNAFKLALIYRTMVDALFIDLSRSLKEDLHRKEEAIRK
- a CDS encoding recombinase family protein, with protein sequence MSKYFLYARKSSEAEDRQVLSIESQIGELKRIAENQNIEITEILTEARSAKEPGRPVFNSMMQRIYRGEANGVLCWKLDRLARNPVDGGSIIWAIKQHGIKITTPTQAYSHDDENTILMYIEFGMAQKYIDDLSRNVKRGIRAKLEKGWYPSVAPLGYLNNPAKNKGEKDIIPDPERFKLVRNMWDLMISGRYSPPKIVEMANKEWGFKTRPMKRLGSKPLNRSAIYKILTNPFYYGYFEYPRGSGLWFQGSHEPMVNEREYELVQALLGRKGLAKPKKHTFPFTGMMRCGECGAVITAEEKHQLICSTCKHKFAYRNKERCPKCETAISKMMQPKFLHYTYYHCAKTKKPGCSQGSVRGEGLEKQIDTYISRIQLSANMKQWTIELLSKAHKEEIKGRGAIVQSQQKTYTDCLKRLDNLILLKTSPQNANGNLLSDEEYSLQRVQLLKEKSRLEELFKDAGHRIDKWLELSEKTFEFACYVRDWFNQGDIKDKREILSAIGSNLILRDKKVLIQAKNPFLLLENSLPGITMPKPPFEPKNNGLHKTKTEAYTSACLSGRGGIEDVRTFEDLPPEQKVRIQDLVRQVWEFFKETENPPHIPSFDKTKLPRKNNPNFCTSLN